The following are from one region of the Ptychodera flava strain L36383 chromosome 15, AS_Pfla_20210202, whole genome shotgun sequence genome:
- the LOC139151710 gene encoding RING finger protein unkempt-like codes for MLSVKMPSEQARNNASVLPTPTEKPFHYTYLKEFRTQQCPDFLQHKCQNHRPFTCFHWHFMNQRRRRPIRKRDGTFNYNPDIYCSRYDETTGICPDGDDCLYLHRPAGDVERRYHLRYYKTGICVHETDSRGHCVKNGPHCAFAHGPHDLRPPVYDIRELLAIQEGGSQPATDNNNVNVPVTTVVEKEKNAVNDVDPKWQDTNYVLANYKTEPCKRPPRLCRQGYACPQYHNTRDRRRSPRKSKYRSTPCPNVKHSDEWGETTNCEQGDACLYCHTRTEQQFHPEIYKSTKCNDMQQTGYCPRGPFCAFAHVEQEMMTIKEYSEEGSIPGVVSPTTTVIPFTMPIGQQMTSATLATIASTSSENPAMVTYSPVPGPIAKPRSNSTSSNFSSESASYMKAPGSEREDTHQANLRRHLLLIENDPGIDEQEKARRKQNLLMAHSMSGGSPLTSSIASTPPTPSSLSQVSPMAPPFYPASDTVESVVGNALEDLNLDDFDVHHVLDKELDNDTASIGSSGAGMSGSSTGIGILGSSAPVNIPGTTNSSSTNSNINNQQVSHSGSTGSSPLSQLPPPFVPQHLQKQQQQQQQLEQAQAAFMSQPNPAPTAMNQLGFGSILDPLGNPASPNTRHSIPQSPGTIPNQEAQRLPEESILKGKVHGWEESWNQGKPGSIEGSDYWKREISEQPSDIEKHDKDEAVSQAIPLRQESQSVSHASHLHVLQTVAELHNLPLSQLKQLQARLRNDLARVDRVVYMQETFRCLVCTERYRSISVLPCQHFVLCDQCAVNRRVCPYCETQITQQTTVLLPL; via the exons ATGTTGTCTGTGAAAATGCCGTCGGAGCAGGCGAGAAACAACGCTTCGGTGTTGCCTACACCGACAGAAAAGCCATTTCATTACAC gTATTTGAAAGAGTTCCGCACACAACAGTGCCCGGATTTCCTACAAcacaaatgtcaaaatcacCGACCATTCACATGCTTTCACTGGCATTTTATGAATCAACGTCGTCGGAGACCAATCAGGAAAAGGGATGGCACCTTCAACTACAACCCCGACATATACTGTTCCAGATATGACGAGACTACTGGCATCTGCCCAGATGGGGACGA ctgTTTGTACTTACATCGCCCCGCCGGGGATGTTGAAAGACGGTATCATCTGCGATACTACAAGACTGGAATATGCGTTCATGAAACGGACTCTAGGGGGCACTGTGTCAAAAACGGTCCTCACTGTGCATTTGCCCATGGACCCCATGACCTTAGACCACCCGTGTATGATATAAGGGAATTGTTGGCAATACAAGAGGGAGGGTCTCAGCCTGCAACAGACAATAATAATGTGAATGTCCCTGTAACAACTGTggtagagaaagaaaaaaatgctgtcAATGACGTTGATCCGAAATGGCAAG ATACTAATTACGTGTTGGCAAATTATAAAACTGAGCCGTGTAAAAGGCCACCTAGGTTGTGCAGACAAGGTTATGCATGTCCGCAATATCACAACACCAGAGACAGACGGCGAAGTCCTAGGAAATCTAAATACAG GTCTACACCATGCCCCAATGTGAAACACAGCGATGAATGGGGAGAGACCACCAACTGTGAACAGGGTGACGCGTGTCTGTACTGTCACACCAGAACTGAACAGCAATTTCATCCCGAGATTTATAAGTCAACAAAATGTAACGACATGCAGCAGACTGGATACTGCCCTCGCGGGCCGTTTTGTGCTTTTGCTCATGTAGAAC AGGAAATGATGACAATAAAGGAATATTCTGAGGAAGGTTCAATACCAGGTGTTGTGTCTCCAACCACAACAGTTATTCCATTCACAATGCCCATAGGACAACAG ATGACTTCAGCCACTCTAGCCACTATAGCGAGTACATCAAGCGAAAATCCTGCCATGGTGACCTACAGCCCAGTGCCCGGGCCCATAGCCAAACCACGTTCTAATAGTACTTCTAGTAACTTCTCTTCAGAGAGTGCTTCGTACATGAAGGCACCAGGGTCGGAAAGAGAAGATACACAT CAAGCAAATCTCCGAAGACATTTATTATTGATTGAAAATGATCCTGGTATAGATGAACAAGAGAAAGCTAGACGAAAACAG AATCTTTTAATGGCTCATTCTATGAGCGGTGGAAGTCCATTGACATCAAGTATAGCCTCCACGCCACCTACCCCATCATCTTTATCTCAAGTTTCACCAATGGCGCCCCCTTTCTACCCTGCAAGTGACACTGTGGAGTCTGTAGTTG GAAATGCATTAGAGGATTTGAATTTAGATGATTTTGATGTCCATCACGTCCTAGATAAAGAACTAGATAATGATACGGCATCAATAGGAAGTTCTGGAGCCGGAATGAGTGGTTCTAGCACAGGTATAG GTATTCTTGGTTCATCTGCACCAGTCAATATACCGGGAACAACCAATAGCAGTAGTACTAATAGCAACATCAATAATCAACAAGTGTCACATTCTGGTAGCACGGGGTCCTCACCCCTATCCCAGCTTCCACCACCATTTGTACCACAGCATCTACAGAAacagcaacagcaacaacagcaaTTAGAACAG GCTCAAGCAGCATTTATGAGCCAACCCAACCCTGCACCGACAGCTATGAATCAATTAGGTTTTGGCAGTATACTGGACCCACTAGGAAATCCTGCATCTCCCAATACTCGCCATAGTATACCACAGTCGCCCGGTACGATACCCAATCAAGAGGCACAAAGGCTGCCTGAGGAGAGCATTCTCAAAGGAAAGGTCCACGGATGGGAAGAGTCATGGAATCAAGGGAAACCTGGTAGTATAGAG GGAAGTGACTACTGGAAGAGAGAAATATCAGAACAACCAAGTGATATAGAGAAACATGACAAAGATGAG GCTGTTAGTCAAGCAATACCATTGAGACAGGAATCACAGAGCGTTAGCCATGCTTCTCATTTACATGTACTACAAACGGTGGCAGAGCTGCATAATTTACCACTCTCACAACTGAAACAGTTGCAAGCTCGACTTAGGAATGACTTAGCCAGAGTAGATAGG